From one Catellatospora sp. IY07-71 genomic stretch:
- the thiD gene encoding bifunctional hydroxymethylpyrimidine kinase/phosphomethylpyrimidine kinase encodes MTPNVVLTIAGSDSSGGAGIQADLKTFAALDCYGASVITAVTSQNTKEITDVHPMPGTVVAAQLNAVLSDLPVAAVKVGMVATGEIAATVRAKARNGELPKLVLDPVLTASTGRRLGVVSAIERLLPYALVVTPNVEEASALLGWPVTTPADMAGAAAQIASHGPKCVVVTGGDAGGPEVVDAVWTDSGARFLRSPRVETPNNHGTGCTFSAAIAARLAHGYPIDDSIAYANRYVRSALIAAQEWRLGSGAGPLNHFPRL; translated from the coding sequence TTCGCCGCGCTGGACTGCTACGGCGCGAGTGTCATCACCGCGGTGACCTCGCAGAACACCAAGGAGATCACGGACGTCCACCCGATGCCGGGCACCGTGGTCGCCGCGCAGCTCAACGCGGTGCTGAGTGACCTGCCGGTCGCGGCGGTGAAGGTCGGCATGGTCGCCACCGGCGAGATCGCGGCGACCGTGCGGGCCAAGGCGCGCAACGGCGAGCTGCCGAAGCTGGTGCTGGACCCGGTGCTGACGGCCTCGACGGGACGCCGCCTGGGCGTGGTCAGCGCGATCGAGCGGCTGCTGCCGTACGCCCTGGTGGTGACGCCCAACGTCGAGGAGGCGTCGGCGCTGCTGGGCTGGCCGGTGACCACCCCGGCGGACATGGCGGGCGCGGCCGCGCAGATCGCCTCGCACGGGCCGAAGTGCGTGGTGGTGACCGGCGGCGACGCGGGCGGGCCGGAGGTCGTCGACGCGGTGTGGACCGACAGCGGGGCGCGTTTCCTGCGCTCGCCGCGGGTGGAGACACCGAACAACCACGGCACGGGCTGCACCTTCTCCGCGGCGATCGCGGCCCGGCTGGCCCACGGCTACCCGATCGACGACTCGATCGCGTACGCGAACCGCTACGTCCGCTCGGCGCTGATCGCGGCGCAGGAGTGGCGGCTCGGCAGCGGAGCCGGTCCGCTGAACCACTTTCCCCGCCTGTAG